A window from Culex pipiens pallens isolate TS chromosome 3, TS_CPP_V2, whole genome shotgun sequence encodes these proteins:
- the LOC120417830 gene encoding putative glycerol kinase 5: protein MMGTAVKYVAALNVDTKLVKCFVYAVFRESSRVEVVGSAYDHIEFVYPAIGRLEIDPAKLWSCVITTIKTAFEEANLTADQIAFLAISCHQGSFTCWNRSNGMVYHNFITAQDLRADQMTKDCNENFMFKAFKSSASFLHCFTRSQRYLNQSLYEVTNEHVTMRLAWMLENSPGIMQDLPFGNVLFGGIDAWLLYRFRQGIDPNKKVEHISDVTSCVATGFYDPFTQDWADWAAMLYPIERQILPKVVDNSFHYGFVDKSIFGSTIRIGTSIANSSAALWGTCCFEKSELYIKMDTAAVLNIVTKASCLASTNGMTPMIAHKTVHPISDHEEVAYVLQKICTDCTTVVDWALKIGLFTEPREGSSMASSVSDSNGVFFIPAFSVFGVRDITAGSSFIGIKKSTRKEHLIRALFESLVYRIALLYVSALKEIEAQNLEEFTKIKVDGTVSQIDFICQMLADTAGLPVERSDTADASALGAVFVAGINLGFFRNKPEVMRIRKVDKTFAPNPNNKLKLLRNMRSWEEVVEKFKV, encoded by the exons ATGATGGGAACCGCGGTCAAGTACGTCGCAGCCCTCAACGTCGATACGAAGCTGGTCAAGTGTTTCGTTTACGCAGTGTTCCGGGAATCATCGCGCGTTGAAGTCGTCGGGTCGGCATACGATCAT ATTGAATTCGTCTACCCAGCGATAGGACGTTTGGAAATAGATCCCGCGAAGCTATGGAGTTGTGTAATCACCACGATCAAGACCGCGTTCGAAG AGGCCAACCTAACCGCTGACCAAATCGCTTTCCTCGCGATTTCCTGCCACCAGGGTTCGTTCACATGTTGGAATCGTTCGAATGGAATGGTGTACCACAACTTTATCACCGCCCAAGATCTTCGTGCCGATCAGATGACCAAGGACTGCAACGAGAACTTTATGTTCAAGGCGTTCAAGAGCAGTGCCAGCTTCCTGCACTGTTTCACCCGAAGTCAACGGTATCTGAACCAGAGCCTGTACGAGGTGACCAACGAACATGTGACCATGCGTCTCGCGTGGATGCTGGAAAACAGTCCCGGAATCATGCAAGATCTGCCCTTTGGGAACGTACTGTTTGGAGGAATCGACGCGTGGCTGCTGTACCGCTTCCGGCAGGGCATCGATCCGAACAAGAAGGTCGAACACATTAGCGATGTGACGAGCTGCGTAGCGACAGGATTCTACGATCCTTTCACGCAAGACTGGGCAGATTGGGCCGCAATGCTGTACCCGATTGAG CGCCAAATTCTTCCAAAAGTGGTAGACAACTCGTTTCATTACGGCTTCGTGGACAAGTCTATATTTGGCAGTACAATTAGAATTGGAACTTCG ATTGCAAATTCTTCAGCTGCCCTCTGGGGAACCTGCTGTTTCGAGAAATCCGAACTATACATCAAAATGGACACGGCTGCCGTACTCAACATCGTCACCAAAGCCTCCTGTCTAGCATCCACCAACGGAATGACCCCAATGATCGCCCACAAAACGGTCCACCCAATCTCAGACCACGAAGAGGTAGCCTACGTGCTGCAAAAGATCTGCACCGATTGCACGACGGTCGTTGACTGGGCGTTAAAAATCGGTCTCTTCACCGAACCACGCGAGGGCTCCTCGATGGCCAGTTCGGTGTCCGACTCCAACGGAGTATTCTTCATCCCAGCGTTCAGCGTGTTTGGCGTTCGCGACATCACAGCCGGATCGAGCTTCATCGGCATCAAGAAATCAACCCGCAAGGAGCACCTCATCCGCGCACTGTTCGAGAGTCTCGTGTACCGAATCGCACTCCTCTACGTGAGTGCCCTCAAGGAAATCGAAGCCCAAAATCTGGAAGAATTTACCAAAATCAAGGTGGACGGAACCGTTTCCCAAATCGACTTCATCTGCCAAATGCTGGCGGACACGGCAGGTTTGCCCGTTGAACGGAGCGATACGGCGGACGCGTCGGCGCTGGGAGCCGTGTTCGTGGCCGGTATCAACCTGGGATTCTTTCGGA
- the LOC120417828 gene encoding putative glycerol kinase 5, whose protein sequence is MQLRWIPPMNGYLKAVPGEKYIATLDIGTTTIRCFIYAVNRDIGKLDVVGTAYEHVVLVYPAPGQVEIVPGKLWDSVIATIRNAIKDANLTAAQLTCLSISTQRNTFVCWNRLTGNVYHNFITWKDLRADELVRSWNNSLKLRALKFGATVLHFFTRSKRFLAGSVLKMMNPQVTLRLAWVLENNVDLQRDVKEGTVLYGTIDSWLLYRLRQGLDQTRTVEHISDVTNCTASGFYDPFGQEWAAWALKLFNIRKEMLPKVVDNSFDFGYVDQSLFGSPIKIGASISDQSASLWGTCCLEKGEVKITMGTGSFLNINTGVTCLASVHGLYPLVGYRLKTRNSSSELVYLMEGASNDNGSIIEWAMSIGLFTDPRETSQMALSVPDSDGVSFIPAFSGLGPPIRDDTAGTGFIGIKASTRKEHLVRALLESLAYRIALLYVCALKETNYTFKVIKVDGGVSRNDFICQTLADLTGLPVERGEITDSSALGAMFLAGLNVGIWLNKQELVDIRKIERVFQPNSANTARCLKSMRSWERAVDRFKLWYDADDQPN, encoded by the exons ATGCAGTTGCGGTGGATTCCTCCGATGAACGGGTATCTGAAAG CCGTGCCAGGTGAAAAGTACATTGCAACGCTGGACATTGGCACCACGACGATAAGATGCTTTATCTACGCCGTGAATCGCGATATCGGCAAGCTGGACGTCGTTGGGACCGCGTACGAGCAT GTCGTACTGGTTTATCCGGCGCCCGGACAGGTGGAGATCGTGCCCGGCAAGCTTTGGGACAGCGTCATCGCGACGATACGGAATGCGATTAAAG ACGCCAACCTGACCGCGGCCCAGCTCACCTGCCTCAGCATATCGACGCAGCGGAACACGTTCGTGTGCTGGAACCGGCTGACCGGAAATGTGTACCACAACTTTATCACGTGGAAGGACCTGCGCGCGGACGAACTCGTCCGCAGCTGGAACAACAGTTTGAAGCTGCGGGCGCTCAAATTTGGCGCCACCGTGCTGCATTTCTTCACCCGAAGCAAGCGTTTCCTGGCCGGAAGTGTGCTCAAGATGATGAACCCGCAGGTGACGCTCCGGTTGGCGTGGGTGCTCGAAAACAACGTGGATCTTCAGCGGGACGTGAAGGAGGGAACGGTGCTGTACGGGACGATCGATTCGTGGTTGTTGTACAGGTTGCGTCAGGGGTTGGACCAAACGCGGACGGTGGAACACATCAGCGATGTGACCAACTGCACGGCTTCCGGATTCTACGACCCCTTTGGACAGGAATGGGCCGCGTGGGCGCTGAAGTTGTTCAACATTCGG AAGGAGATGCTTCCCAAGGTTGTGGACAACTCGTTCGACTTTGGCTATGTTGATCAATCGCTCTTTGGTAGTCCAATAAAAATTGGAGCTTCG ATTTCAGACCAATCGGCATCACTGTGGGGCACGTGCTGCCTCGAGAAGGGTGAGGTTAAAATCACGATGGGCACAGGATCATTCCTCAACATCAACACCGGAGTAACCTGCTTGGCATCGGTGCATGGTCTCTACCCTCTGGTCGGGTACCGACTCAAGACTCGTAACAGTAGCTCCGAGTTGGTTTATTTGATGGAAGGAGCGTCCAACGATAATGGTTCCATTATTGAGTGGGCCATGAGCATCGGATTGTTCACGGATCCTCGGGAAACTTCACAGATGGCACTGTCGGTCCCAGACTCGGACGGTGTCTCGTTCATTCCAGCTTTCAGCGGGTTGGGG CCCCCAATCCGTGACGACACTGCCGGAACCGGTTTCATCGGGATCAAAGCGTCCACAAGAAAGGAACATCTCGTCCGAGCGCTTCTCGAAAGTTTGGCCTACCGAATCGCACTTCTCTACGTGTGTGCCCTCAAAGAAACCAACTACACCTTCAAGGTCATCAAGGTCGACGGCGGCGTCTCGCGGAACGATTTCATCTGTCAAACGCTGGCCGACCTCACGGGACTTCCGGTGGAAAGGGGCGAGATCACGGACTCCAGCGCGCTCGGGGCAATGTTCCTGGCCGGGCTGAACGTCGGGATTTGGCTCAACAAACAGGAGCTGGTGGACATTCGGAAGATCGAGCGAGTCTTCCAACCCAACTCCGCCAATACTGCCAGATGCCTGAAGAGCATGCGCTCGTGGGAACGCGCCGTTGACCGGTTCAAGCTGTGGTACGACGCGGACGACCAACCGAACTGA
- the LOC120417842 gene encoding uncharacterized protein LOC120417842, translating to MGGVDTSKWKPRRTQGTVISSTRNRFAWAVLAIGSATFAVYYSIYRYIGGDELKQRMKRDFYEQTEEEIDRRNLMRFSLVAPKRGDTIRKLLEEERIDRSEK from the exons ATGGGCGGAGTCGACACGAGCAAGTGGAAGCCACGTCGAACGCAAGGCACGGTCATCAGCAGTACGCGCAACCGGTTCGCTTGGGCGGTTCTGGCCATCGGATCGGCCACCTTTGCCGTTTATTA CTCGATCTACCGGTACATCGGCGGGGACGAGTTGAAGCAGCGCATGAAACGAGATTTTTACGAGCAAACCGAGGAGGAAATTGATCGCCGGAACTTGATGCGATTCAGCTTGGTGGCGCCAAAGCGAGGGGACACCATCCGGAAGTTGCTCGAAGAGGAACGGATCGATCGCAGCGAGAAGTAA
- the LOC120417838 gene encoding uncharacterized protein LOC120417838: MAASGKVKYAKLRLFKPSTSGASKPEVSQEHGESPKEPPAPLPEVIDLVDSEPEPDEMLLKRTRLDSREKSPDSPILRLPKLPRKPPEGGSGMISKFFKVSEDDFEPVKKESTAPKAKTKVQRKVTTRKPRAPRKSSQDIRKAFQKYQDNDELLLNELMVEHSRAEQMDPEQLQLAIAMSRSLSEQHGVVEDISDSQQPEVGSSASESTLQERRLQGIRTTLEQYGFKCKGNYADQDLNALFGTPPGPKTGRRGKTRRKTMLIRRTPEDIVAFMERGAERLLREDLHAVLKDSGVVQLDARTYGSDVFWMNENPSLGEGAIPEYFVEGLMEPHPAKAGCLLKDWHAIPGRERTPERTRTVPEVEPPAPPEVPDPNLSEVLQEPEDALLDMDTVPDEYREKYNNEVPLPVRVANNDELRLSIPETVESKAEVEPEDDKVMVISEEVPETIEAEAEVIPEAAPLTEKETSDDDEVMVVSLPTTPLPVFAQPSASSPELFDSEEGEEEEGVFLTAPEEVAADEKVEQVLPSTSVPPPPEEEELCTSSDNMFEDFDPADVSEPIVDCDMYSSDEDVHLFQTCCRRP; this comes from the exons ATGGCCGCCAGTGGGAAGGTCAAGTACGCCAAGCTGAGACTGTTTAAACCTTCCACTTCCGGTGCCAGCAAGCCGGAAGTGTCACAGGAACATGG GGAAAGTCCAAAagaacctcccgccccgctacCGGAAGTGATCGATCTCGTCGACAGCGAACCGGAACCGGACGAGATGTTGCTCAAGCGCACTCGGCTAGACTCGCGTGAAAAGTCTCCCGACTCACCAATCCTTCGGTTGCCAAAACTGCCGCGGAAACCTCCCGAAGGCGGTTCCGGAATGATCAGCAAATTCTTCAAAGTCTCCGAAGATGACTTTGAACCGGTCAAGAAAGAGTCAACTGCGCCAAAGGCGAAAACAAAAGTGCAACGAAAGGTTACAACGAGGAAGCCTCGAGCGCCCCGCAAATCCTCCCAGGACATCCGGAAGGCGTTCCAAAAGTACCAGGACAATGACGAACTGCTGCTCAACGAACTCATGGTGGAACACTCCCGCGCGGAACAGATGGACCCGGAACAGCTGCAGCTCGCCATCGCCATGTCCCGGTCACTGTCCGAGCAGCACGGCGTCGTCGAAGACATCAGCGATTCGCAACAACCCGAGGTCGGCAGCAGTGCCAGCGAATCGACGCTGCAGGAACGCCGCCTCCAGGGCATCCGAACCACGCTGGAGCAGTACGGGTTCAAGTGCAAGGGCAACTACGCGGACCAGGATTTGAACGCCCTGTTTGGGACGCCTCCGGGACCGAAAACCGGTCGGAGAGGAAAGACGCGACGGAAGACGATGCTGATCCGGCGGACTCCGGAGGACATTGTGGCATTCATGGAGCGTGGCGCGGAACGATTGCTTCGGGAAGATCTTCACGCGGTACTAAAAGACTCCGGAGTCGTCCAGCTGGACGCTCGAACCTACGGCAGTGACGTATTCTGGATGAACGAAAATCCGAGCCTTGGCGAAGGCGCCATTCCGGAATACTTCGTCGAAGGGCTGATGGAACCGCATCCGGCCAAGGCCGGCTGCCTGTTGAAAGATTGGCACGCGATTCCGGGTCGAGAACGCACCCCAGAGCGGACACGAACCGTTCCGGAAGTCGAACCTCCAGCGCCACCGGAAGTGCCCGATCCGAACCTGTCAGAAGTACTTCAGGAGCCGGAAGATGCCCTGCTGGATATGGACACCGTCCCAGACGAGTATCGAGAAAAGTATAACAATGAAGTTCCACTTCCGGTTCGCGTTGCGAACAACGACGAATTGCGACTTTCGATTCCGGAAACGGTCGAGAGTAAAGCTGAAGTGGAACCGGAAGACGACAAAGTTATGGTCATTTCCGAAGAAGTTCCAGAAACTATCGAGGCTGAAGCGGAAGTGATACCGGAAGCAGCGCCTCTCACCGAGAAAGAGACATCGGACGACGATGAAGTGATGGTCGTTTCGCTTCCCACGACACCGCTTCCAGTGTTTGCTCAACCGTCTGCGAGTTCGCCGGAGCTGTTTGATTCGGAAGAGGGTGAAGAGGAAGAAGGAGTGTTTCTGACCGCGCCGGAGGAAGTGGCCGCTGACGAAAAAGTTGAGCAGGTGTTGCCTTCGACGTCGGTGCCACCGCCACCGGAGGAGGAGGAGTTGTGCACCAGTTCGGACAATATGTTTGAGGATTTCGATCCGGCGGACGTGTCCGAACCGATCGTGGACTGCGACATGTACTCCAGTGATGAAG ATGTCCACCTCTTCCAAACGTGCTGCCGTCGACCCTAA
- the LOC120417803 gene encoding structure-specific endonuclease subunit SLX4 — protein MPEEDDVAVPHDDFATVITLSSGDSNSVDRFVQLKRRSSTEPSNDRGEKEPRLFPTPAKDLSFHALALQSRLSEIEKGDVETIEVEVEEDEAEDQSTGDEDEVLVISDEEVNYSIRRDYTLGYNASPELPQEDVPGEDPNATKQYFDLEGFNKRQSDAGSSFHKADNTLAFLDGLIEKFNLPPVPAVRRPSCDNKLDDFIEHYEVPDFSDESASEQAVEEVVPEEPPAETQPVISSDQLDSEIEKILNQAKQTCTQLEQESRQKDPKIHRTKSDSALLARPAKAPAPFQARFKAVLEEPTPAPVQCEIRLDNVTPLPDYDALSSPLLERELFKYGLKQLSRAKAVKMLNHIYDQLHPLVELVEDGETMDEELPRAVNTSSQVNEREELKTATTPPAAVIGEGPVLVERRDAFVPEIMDDEPYVLAVKPRKKTFWCSVPLHIAFYNMVKANSVLRQRILRYEPLDLDAIVGHLKEIGLRYDSNEMIAFLDKRCIAFRSAQNNSGSTAAAGRKKKTGAS, from the exons ATGCCAGAAGAAGACGATGTCGCCGTCCCGCACGATGACTTTGCCACGGTGATCACACTGAGTTCCGGCGATAGCAATTCCGTCGATCGATTCGTGCAGCTTAAACGACGCTCCTCGACGGAACCGTCCAATGATCGGGGTGAAAAGGAACCGAGACTTTTTCCAACGCCGGCCAAGGATCTGTCGTTTCACGCGCTGGCCCTGCAGAGTCGGTTGAGCGAGATCGAGAAAGGGGATGTGGAGACGATCGAGGTTGAGGTTGAGGAGGATGAAGCTGAGGATCAATCGACGGGTGACGAGGACGAAGTGCTGGTCATTTCGGACGAAGAAGTCAACTACTCGATTCGACGGGACTATACGTTGGGCTACAATGCGTCTCCGGAATTACCGCAAGAGGATGTCCCCGGGGAAGATCCAAACGCGACGAAGCAGTATTTTGATCTGGAAGGTTTCAACAAGCGTCAATCGGACGCCGGTTCCAGCTTTCACAAGGCGGACAACACGCTCGCTTTTCTGGACGGTCTTATTGAGAAGTTCAACCTTCCACCGGTCCCGGCTGTCCGTCGCCCAAGCTGTGATAACAAACTCGACGACTTTATCGAGCACTACGAAGTTCCGGACTTTTCAGATGAATCCGCGTCCGAGCAGGCGGTTGAAGAAGTCGTCCCTGAGGAACCTCCCGCCGAAACTCAACCAGTCATCTCGTCGGACCAGCTGGACAGCGAGATCGAAAAGATCCTGAACCAGGCCAAGCAAACGTGCACCCAGCTCGAGCAGGAATCCCGCCAAAAGGACCCCAAAATTCACCGTACTAAATCCGACTCGGCCCTGCTTGCTCGGCCAGCGAAGGCTCCAGCACCGTTCCAGGCACGGTTCAAGGCGGTTCTGGAGGAACCGACTCCGGCGCCGGTGCAGTGTGAAATCCGCCTGGACAACGTCACTCCACTACCGGATTACGACGCGCTGAGTTCTCCGCTGCTGGAGCGCGAGCTGTTCAAGTACGGGCTGAAGCAGCTGAGCCGGGCGAAGGCCGTCAAGATGTTGAACCACATCTACGATCAGCTGCATCCGCTGGTGGAGCTGGTTGAGGACGGCGAGACAATGGATGAGGAATTGCCCCGAGCGGTGAACACGTCGTCGCAGGTCAACGAACGGGAAGAATTGAAGACAGCAACAACGCCGCCGGCGGCGGTCATTGGGGAAGGTCCGGTGTTGGTGGAACGGAGGGATGCCTTTGTTCCGGAGATTATGGACGATGAGCCGTACGTGCTGGCGGTGAAGCCCCGGAAGAAG aCCTTTTGGTGCTCGGTTCCGCTGCACATTGCCTTCTACAACATGGTCAAGGCGAACTCGGTCCTCCGGCAGCGGATCCTTCGGTACGAACCGCTCGACCTGGACGCGATCGTTGGTCACCTGAAGGAGATTGGACTGCGGTACGATAGCAAC GAAATGATTGCCTTTCTGGATAAACGGTGCATTGCGTTCCGATCCGCCCAAAATAACAGCGGTTCCACTGCAGCGGCAGGGCGGAAAAAGAAGACTGGTGCTAGTTGA
- the LOC120417840 gene encoding uncharacterized protein LOC120417840 — MSFTRKVTVYKQGCGGQRTVTTVTQSSSSCFSSSSSSNFQNFENFQNCQNVTWTKNTPSLAAQVLLPQKSTVCPTAKATPSSTSTSSSSSFEQTVLEEHNRLRARHSAQPLKLNPAISRYAQEWANNLAARNTMQHRSNNRYGENLYACFGKTVVGGEDAVKSWYDEIKHYRFGQPSPGNFSQVGHFTQVVWKESRELGVGMAKNGNNVYIVCNYDPPGNFMGKYASNVTSS, encoded by the exons ATGTCGTTCACGAGGAAAGTGACCGTCTACAAGCAAGGATGTGGCGG CCAGCGAACCGTGACCACCGTCACGCAATCCAGCAGCTCGTGTTTCtcctcgtcgtcatcgtcaAACTTCCAGAACtttgaaaactttcaaaactgcCAGAATGTAACGTGGACCAAAAACACCCCGTCGTTGGCTGCCCAGGTGCTGCTACCCCAGAAATCCACCGTTTGTCCAACGGCAAAGGCCACTCCGTCATCGACTTCcacgtcgtcgtcatcatcctTTGAGCAGACCGTTTTGGAGGAGCACAATCGGCTACGTGCGCGACATTCGGCCCAGCCGTTGAAGCTCAATCCGGCAATCAGTCGATACGCACAGGAATGGGCTAAC AACCTGGCCGCCCGGAACACGATGCAGCATCGGTCCAATAACCGGTACGGGGAGAATCTGTACGCGTGCTTTGGGAAGACTGTCGTTGGTGGGGAGGATGCTGTGAAGTCGTGGTACGACGAGATTAAACACTACCGGTTTGGACAGCCTAGTCCGGGAAACTTTTCTCAGGTGGGACACTTTACGCAGGTTGTGTGGAAGGAGTCACGGGAGCTGGGCGTTGGGATGGCGAAGAATGG cAACAACGTCTACATTGTCTGCAACTATGATCCTCCCGGAAACTTCATGGGAAAATATGCCTCAAATGTTACCTCTAGTTAA
- the LOC120417804 gene encoding Golgi-associated plant pathogenesis-related protein 1-like encodes MSAQFQQQVLEEHNRLRSLHAAPPLQLNRTMCAYAQEWAEDIARRKTLQHRTDKKYGENIYAIFGRKEVSGGDAVASWYGEIKDYTFGEKDPGGNFGKVGHFTQVVWKNCKKLGVGMATNGDSVFVVCNYDPPGNYKNQYADNVKVAK; translated from the exons ATGTCAGC CCAATTCCAGCAACAGGTCCTCGAAGAACACAACCGACTCCGGTCGCTCCACGCGGCCCCTCCGCTTCAACTCAACCGGACCATGTGCGCGTACGCCCAGGAGTGGGCCGAGGACATTGCCCGGCGGAAGACGCTGCAGCACCGGACGGACAAAAAGTACGGCGAAAATATCTACGCCATCTTTGGGCGGAAGGAGGTTTCCGGCGGGGACGCGGTGGCCAGTTGGTACGGTGAAATTAAGGACTACACCTTTGGGGAGAAGGATCCGGGTGGAAACTTTGGCAAGGTGGGCCACTTTACGCAGGTTGTGTGGAAGAATTGCAAGAAGCTGGGCGTCGGAATGGCCACCAACGGGGACAGCGTGTTTGTGGTGTGCAATTACGATCCGCCGGGGAATTATAAGAATCAGTATGCGGATAATGTGAAGGTGGCAAAGTGA